In a single window of the Prevotella melaninogenica genome:
- a CDS encoding ROK family protein, whose protein sequence is MDVTEQKPVVTGLEKPFVIGLDLGGTNAVFGVVDQRGQLLATNSIKTQAYKTVDDFVEAGVEAVKPLVAKYGGIGQFRAMGIGAPNGNFYRGTIEFAPNLSWGHDGVVPLGEMFSKKLGIPVGLTNDANAAAIGEMQYGVARGMKDFIMITLGTGVGSGIVINGQMIYGSDGFAGELGHMIMVRGEKGRTCGCGRTGCLETYCSATGVARTAREFLKESTEDSLLREINPEDITSLDVSIAAGRGDALAKRVYEFTGNMLGEACADFATFSSPEAFIFFGGLTKAGDLLMEPIMRSYKEHALEIFKEKPIFLVSSLDDAAAAVLGASAIGWEL, encoded by the coding sequence ATGGACGTAACAGAGCAGAAACCAGTTGTAACTGGATTGGAAAAGCCATTTGTAATTGGCTTGGATTTAGGAGGAACAAATGCAGTATTTGGTGTCGTTGATCAGCGTGGTCAGCTACTTGCCACAAACTCTATAAAGACACAGGCTTATAAGACTGTAGATGATTTTGTAGAGGCTGGTGTAGAGGCTGTTAAGCCTCTCGTTGCAAAATATGGTGGAATTGGTCAGTTCCGTGCTATGGGTATTGGTGCTCCTAATGGTAACTTTTATCGTGGTACGATTGAGTTTGCACCAAACCTTTCATGGGGTCACGATGGTGTAGTGCCATTGGGAGAAATGTTCTCAAAGAAGTTGGGTATTCCTGTTGGTCTTACCAATGATGCAAATGCTGCAGCTATTGGTGAGATGCAGTATGGTGTTGCCCGCGGAATGAAGGATTTTATTATGATTACCCTCGGTACAGGTGTTGGTTCTGGTATTGTCATCAATGGTCAGATGATTTATGGCTCAGATGGTTTTGCTGGTGAGTTAGGCCACATGATTATGGTTCGTGGAGAGAAGGGACGTACTTGCGGTTGTGGTCGTACAGGTTGTTTGGAGACTTATTGCTCTGCAACAGGTGTAGCTCGTACTGCTCGTGAGTTCTTGAAAGAGAGCACAGAAGACTCTTTGTTGCGTGAGATTAATCCAGAAGATATTACTTCTTTGGATGTTTCTATCGCAGCAGGTCGTGGTGATGCACTTGCTAAGCGTGTTTACGAGTTCACTGGTAATATGTTAGGTGAGGCTTGTGCAGACTTTGCAACCTTCTCTTCTCCAGAAGCATTTATCTTCTTCGGCGGTCTGACTAAGGCTGGTGATTTGTTGATGGAGCCTATCATGCGTTCTTACAAGGAGCACGCTTTGGAAATCTTCAAGGAGAAGCCAATATTCTTGGTAAGTTCTCTTGATGATGCTGCTGCTGCCGTTCTTGGTGCTTCTGCTATCGGTTGGGAGTTGTAA
- a CDS encoding LysE family translocator has translation MQFPIQLDILDFIFKGLLIGIIASAPMGPVGILCIQRTLNKGRWYGFITGIGAAVSDTIYALIVGLGMSFIMGPLENPTYKLILQITGSVLLLLFGVYCFKSDPMKKAHQSGKEKGSLFHNGLTAFLVTLSNPMIIFLFIASYAQFAFVQPDRPLEMIIGFACVPAGALLWWYGLSWLIDKIRNKFDVNGILIINKVIGSVVILFSIIMLLGTVFNLYHLPTIDGLMD, from the coding sequence ATGCAATTTCCTATTCAATTAGATATACTGGATTTCATTTTTAAAGGGCTTCTTATTGGTATCATAGCCTCAGCTCCTATGGGTCCAGTTGGAATATTATGTATACAACGCACCTTAAACAAGGGTCGTTGGTACGGTTTTATAACGGGTATTGGGGCTGCTGTTAGTGACACTATATATGCACTTATTGTTGGATTAGGTATGAGCTTTATCATGGGACCTTTAGAGAATCCCACATACAAACTTATACTACAGATTACAGGAAGTGTTTTATTGTTGCTCTTTGGAGTATATTGCTTCAAATCAGACCCTATGAAGAAGGCTCATCAGAGCGGAAAAGAGAAAGGTTCTCTCTTCCACAATGGTCTTACAGCCTTCTTGGTAACCCTTTCTAACCCAATGATTATCTTCCTATTCATTGCAAGTTATGCACAGTTTGCGTTTGTACAGCCTGATCGTCCATTAGAGATGATTATCGGTTTTGCTTGTGTACCAGCAGGTGCGTTGCTATGGTGGTATGGGTTATCATGGTTGATTGATAAGATTAGAAATAAATTTGATGTAAATGGTATCCTTATTATAAATAAGGTTATAGGCTCTGTTGTTATTCTGTTCTCTATCATTATGCTTTTGGGAACAGTATTTAATCTTTACCATCTGCCAACTATTGATGGATTGATGGATTGA
- a CDS encoding DUF4924 family protein, producing MFIAKELRKKSIAEYLLYMWQIEDTIRAYGCSLTRIRKEYIDQFQYTEEQKEEEEDWFGDLVRMMNQEGCREGGHLQINKVLMQDLTELHAQLLQSSKFPFYSAEYYRVLPFIVELRGKTKRTADKMARTNDERLKSVAAQLGKSEIETCFDLLYGVMMLRLQKKEITPETTRALNEITTFIGMLSDYYIKDKTEGLNFGEE from the coding sequence ATGTTTATAGCAAAGGAATTAAGGAAAAAGAGTATTGCAGAATATCTGCTTTATATGTGGCAGATAGAAGATACTATACGTGCATACGGTTGTTCATTGACACGAATCCGCAAAGAATATATTGACCAGTTCCAATATACCGAAGAACAAAAAGAGGAAGAAGAAGACTGGTTTGGAGACCTTGTTCGCATGATGAATCAAGAAGGTTGCCGTGAAGGTGGACACCTACAGATTAACAAGGTACTCATGCAGGACCTCACAGAATTGCATGCACAGTTGTTGCAATCATCTAAGTTTCCATTCTATTCTGCTGAATATTATCGTGTTCTACCTTTCATTGTGGAACTGAGAGGTAAGACAAAACGTACAGCAGATAAGATGGCACGCACAAATGACGAACGTCTAAAGAGTGTAGCTGCACAATTAGGAAAGAGCGAAATTGAGACTTGCTTTGACCTTCTTTATGGAGTAATGATGCTCCGTCTACAAAAGAAAGAGATTACACCAGAGACAACTCGTGCACTTAACGAGATAACAACCTTCATCGGTATGTTATCAGACTATTACATAAAGGATAAGACTGAAGGATTAAACTTCGGCGAAGAATAA
- the rfbD gene encoding dTDP-4-dehydrorhamnose reductase, protein MNILVTGANGQLGNEIQLVSKQSKDHYIFTDVCEGYTKLDITNLEDIRKMVQDNKIECIINCAAWTNVDKAETAGEIVELLNAIAPENLAKAMKEVGGLLVHVSTDYVFGGDPYNTPCKEDMKGTPTGVYGLTKLHGEEKIQATGVNHIILRTAWLYSEFGHNFVKTMMNLTATKPQLKVVFDQCGTPTYAGDLADAIYDIVENRKYEGNSGVYHFSNEGVCSWYDFTIKIAELAGNTACDIQPCHSDEFPSPVTRPAYSVLDKTKIKETFGIKIPYWVESLKKCMKGLQEQDN, encoded by the coding sequence ATGAATATTTTAGTTACAGGAGCTAACGGACAGCTTGGCAACGAGATTCAGCTTGTTTCTAAGCAGAGTAAAGACCACTATATCTTCACAGACGTATGTGAGGGATATACAAAGTTAGACATTACTAATCTCGAAGACATCCGCAAGATGGTACAAGACAATAAGATTGAATGTATCATCAACTGTGCTGCATGGACCAATGTGGACAAAGCTGAGACTGCAGGTGAGATTGTAGAATTGCTCAATGCAATTGCTCCAGAGAATCTTGCAAAGGCAATGAAAGAAGTAGGAGGCTTGCTTGTTCATGTTAGTACGGACTATGTCTTTGGTGGCGACCCATATAATACTCCTTGTAAAGAGGATATGAAGGGTACTCCTACTGGTGTTTATGGCTTAACAAAGCTACATGGTGAAGAAAAGATTCAGGCTACAGGTGTGAACCATATTATTCTTCGTACAGCATGGCTTTACAGCGAGTTTGGTCATAATTTCGTTAAGACAATGATGAATCTCACTGCGACTAAACCACAGTTGAAGGTTGTCTTTGACCAGTGCGGAACACCAACCTATGCAGGTGACTTAGCTGATGCTATCTATGATATCGTTGAGAATCGTAAGTATGAAGGAAATAGTGGTGTCTATCATTTCTCTAACGAGGGTGTATGCAGCTGGTATGACTTCACGATTAAGATTGCAGAACTTGCTGGAAACACAGCATGTGACATCCAACCTTGTCACAGCGACGAGTTCCCTTCACCTGTTACACGCCCAGCCTACTCTGTCCTTGACAAGACAAAGATTAAGGAAACCTTCGGTATAAAGATTCCATATTGGGTTGAGTCACTGAAAAAGTGTATGAAAGGTTTGCAGGAACAAGACAATTAA
- a CDS encoding peptide chain release factor 3, translating to MNEIERRRTFAIISHPDAGKTTLTEKFLLFGGQIQVAGAVKSNKIRKTATSDWMDIEKQRGISVSTSVMEFDYEDYKVNILDTPGHQDFAEDTYRTLTAVDSAIIVVDSAKGVEAQTRKLMEVCRMRNTPVIIFINKMDREGRDPFEVLDELEEELQISVRPLSWPIGQGQRFKGVYNIYEQQLNLFTPNKQRVTEKVEVDINSNELDEQVGAEFAEQLRNDLELVNGVYSDFDVEAYRRAEVAPVFFGSALNNFGVQELLNCFVEIAPSPRPTKAEERMVEPNEPKFTGFIFKITANIDPNHRSCIAFCKVCSGKFQRNQPYLHIRNGKTMRFSSPTQFMAQRKSTVEEAYPGDIVGLPDSGGVFKIGDTLTEGENIHFRGLPSFSPELFKYIENDDPMKSKQFQKGIEQLMNEGVAQSFVNQFNNRRIVGTVGQLQFEVIQYRLEHEYNAKCRWEPVHLYKACWIEADDEKELENFKKRKYQYMAKDIEGRDVFLADSGYVLSMAQQDFENIRFHFTSEF from the coding sequence ATGAATGAAATAGAACGCAGGCGAACGTTCGCCATTATCTCTCACCCAGATGCTGGTAAGACTACTTTGACAGAGAAATTCCTTCTCTTCGGTGGTCAGATTCAGGTTGCTGGTGCGGTGAAGAGCAACAAGATACGCAAGACAGCTACATCCGACTGGATGGATATTGAGAAGCAACGTGGTATCTCTGTATCAACTTCTGTGATGGAATTTGACTACGAAGATTATAAGGTAAACATCCTTGATACTCCTGGTCACCAGGACTTTGCCGAAGATACTTATCGTACATTGACAGCTGTAGATTCAGCTATCATCGTTGTTGACTCTGCTAAGGGTGTCGAGGCACAGACACGTAAACTGATGGAGGTGTGCCGTATGCGCAACACTCCTGTTATCATCTTTATCAACAAGATGGACCGTGAAGGTCGTGATCCCTTCGAAGTATTGGACGAATTGGAAGAAGAACTCCAGATTAGTGTACGCCCACTTTCATGGCCTATCGGTCAGGGACAGCGTTTCAAGGGTGTATATAACATCTATGAGCAGCAGCTAAACCTCTTTACACCTAATAAGCAGCGTGTGACAGAGAAGGTTGAAGTTGATATCAACTCTAACGAATTGGACGAGCAAGTTGGTGCTGAATTTGCAGAACAGTTACGTAATGACCTCGAATTAGTCAATGGTGTTTACTCTGACTTTGACGTTGAAGCATACCGCCGTGCAGAGGTTGCACCAGTTTTCTTCGGCTCTGCATTGAACAACTTCGGTGTACAGGAACTGCTTAACTGTTTTGTTGAGATTGCTCCAAGTCCACGTCCTACGAAGGCTGAAGAGCGTATGGTTGAACCAAATGAGCCTAAGTTTACAGGTTTCATCTTCAAGATTACAGCCAATATCGACCCTAACCACCGCAGTTGTATCGCCTTCTGTAAGGTATGTTCTGGTAAGTTCCAGCGTAATCAGCCTTACCTCCACATTCGTAATGGAAAGACGATGCGCTTCTCCTCTCCTACTCAATTCATGGCACAACGCAAGAGTACTGTAGAAGAGGCTTACCCTGGTGACATCGTTGGTTTGCCTGATAGTGGCGGCGTATTTAAGATTGGTGACACACTTACAGAGGGAGAAAATATCCACTTCCGTGGTCTACCAAGCTTCTCACCAGAGCTTTTCAAATACATTGAGAATGATGACCCAATGAAGTCTAAGCAGTTCCAAAAAGGTATTGAACAGCTGATGAATGAAGGTGTTGCACAGTCATTTGTAAACCAATTCAACAACCGTCGTATTGTAGGAACCGTTGGACAGCTTCAGTTTGAAGTTATCCAATACCGATTAGAGCATGAGTATAATGCCAAGTGTCGTTGGGAACCAGTACACCTTTACAAAGCTTGTTGGATTGAGGCTGATGACGAGAAAGAATTAGAAAACTTCAAAAAGCGTAAATACCAGTATATGGCTAAGGATATTGAGGGACGTGACGTCTTCCTTGCAGACTCAGGTTATGTGCTAAGTATGGCTCAGCAAGACTTTGAGAATATCCGCTTCCACTTTACAAGTGAGTTCTAA
- a CDS encoding DUF6359 domain-containing protein produces MKQYKSFLLLLAALLLFSCGKTILPSDDDHKEEEQHSPQPNGDSQIYTVSEFLKGDFGNNGVWVHGYIVGACKRNIKQAEWEPPFTYDSAILLADDPEESDPENVISIQMVNKQMKEDIALAANPQNYGRHIAFFGIKQKYLGIPGMKKHILASEWLNE; encoded by the coding sequence ATGAAACAGTACAAATCTTTCCTCTTACTTTTAGCAGCTTTATTATTGTTTAGTTGTGGAAAAACAATTTTACCATCTGATGATGATCATAAAGAAGAAGAGCAACACTCTCCTCAGCCCAATGGTGACTCACAAATATATACAGTTTCAGAGTTTCTCAAGGGAGACTTTGGAAATAATGGAGTTTGGGTACATGGTTATATTGTTGGAGCTTGCAAACGAAACATCAAGCAGGCTGAATGGGAACCACCTTTCACCTATGACTCTGCAATCCTATTAGCTGACGACCCAGAAGAGTCTGACCCAGAGAATGTTATTTCTATCCAAATGGTCAACAAACAAATGAAAGAAGATATTGCTTTAGCCGCTAATCCTCAGAATTATGGTAGACATATTGCCTTCTTTGGCATTAAACAAAAATACTTAGGAATACCAGGTATGAAAAAGCATATACTGGCAAGCGAATGGTTGAACGAGTGA
- a CDS encoding sigma-70 family RNA polymerase sigma factor codes for MKNLNEMTDEQLALSYIEGSNDAFDLLLSRNQSKLFSYILFVVHDRDAADDLFQETFVKIITKLQQGRYSPTGKFSAWIMRIAHNVIMDWYRAQRADKVIDAPKDNDLSNVGGDDTVIDNIECQFINSQTLSDVKRMMNLLPATQREVVFMRFYQEMSFKEIAETTGVSINTSLGRMRYAIFNLRRMVREHKVSLQLT; via the coding sequence ATGAAGAATCTGAATGAGATGACCGACGAGCAGTTGGCATTGTCATACATTGAAGGAAGCAACGATGCTTTCGATTTGTTGCTATCACGCAATCAATCGAAACTTTTTTCGTATATTCTATTCGTTGTGCATGATAGGGATGCTGCTGACGACTTATTTCAAGAGACATTCGTGAAGATTATCACGAAGTTGCAACAGGGAAGATATTCTCCAACGGGTAAGTTCTCTGCATGGATTATGCGCATTGCTCATAATGTAATCATGGACTGGTATCGTGCGCAGCGTGCAGACAAGGTGATTGACGCACCTAAGGACAACGACTTATCAAATGTTGGTGGTGACGATACAGTCATTGACAACATTGAGTGTCAATTCATTAATAGCCAGACACTCTCAGATGTAAAACGAATGATGAACCTTCTTCCTGCCACACAGCGCGAAGTTGTTTTTATGCGTTTTTATCAAGAGATGTCTTTTAAGGAGATTGCTGAGACGACAGGTGTCAGCATTAATACCAGCCTTGGGCGTATGCGTTATGCCATATTCAACTTACGAAGAATGGTCCGCGAGCATAAAGTAAGTTTGCAATTAACATAA
- the rpe gene encoding ribulose-phosphate 3-epimerase: MEIIVSPSLLSADFLHLDKEIEMINESEADWLHMDVMDGVFVPNISFGFPVLEAVGKACKKPMDVHFMIVHPENYIQQTADTGAAIMNVQYEACVHLHRTIQAIHAAGMKAGVTLNPSTPVNVLEDIICDLDIVQLMSVNPGFGGQKFIESSIKKVQRLRQLIDREGSKALIEVDGGVQADTAPRLVEAGVDILVSGSYVFKAADPKATIHSLKQLHR, from the coding sequence ATGGAAATAATAGTATCACCTTCCCTGCTCTCTGCTGACTTCCTTCATTTGGATAAGGAGATAGAAATGATTAATGAAAGTGAGGCTGACTGGCTTCACATGGATGTAATGGATGGCGTCTTTGTCCCTAATATTTCTTTTGGTTTTCCTGTGCTTGAAGCCGTTGGAAAAGCCTGCAAGAAGCCAATGGACGTACACTTTATGATTGTTCATCCAGAGAACTATATCCAACAGACTGCTGACACAGGCGCAGCTATTATGAATGTTCAGTATGAAGCTTGTGTTCATTTACATCGAACAATACAAGCGATTCATGCTGCTGGAATGAAAGCTGGTGTGACGCTTAACCCTTCAACACCTGTCAATGTTCTTGAGGATATTATTTGCGATTTAGATATTGTTCAGCTTATGAGTGTAAATCCAGGTTTTGGTGGACAGAAATTCATAGAGAGCAGTATTAAGAAAGTGCAACGCTTGCGCCAGTTGATTGACCGTGAAGGTAGTAAGGCGCTGATCGAAGTAGATGGTGGAGTACAAGCAGATACGGCACCTCGTCTTGTTGAAGCTGGTGTTGACATCCTTGTTAGTGGTAGTTATGTCTTTAAGGCAGCTGACCCCAAGGCTACTATCCACTCGCTCAAGCAACTGCATAGATAA
- a CDS encoding phosphoribosylanthranilate isomerase: MIIKVCGMREAHNIHEVSQLGIDWVGLDFEPKSERYVSQISSCAGIIPDYSSLSDLSSHESSQQQQRPILCGVFADDMPQNIVTRVYNFNLDVVQLNGEESMVMIDNLRRTLDPDIHAGIKIIKRIVITKREDIEKYKEYAEGVDYFLFDIQDNLKDWSVLEAYDGKVPFLVSGNIGIEEADKIKTFSHPQFYGISVNEKFETVPAVKDAALLKDFLEKVK; this comes from the coding sequence ATGATTATAAAGGTATGTGGCATGCGTGAAGCCCACAATATTCACGAAGTTTCTCAACTTGGCATAGACTGGGTAGGATTGGATTTCGAGCCTAAGAGCGAACGTTATGTCAGTCAGATATCATCATGTGCTGGTATTATTCCAGACTATAGCAGCCTGTCTGACTTATCGTCACACGAATCATCTCAACAACAACAAAGACCAATTCTTTGTGGTGTTTTTGCTGATGACATGCCACAGAATATTGTTACACGCGTCTATAACTTCAATCTTGATGTTGTCCAGCTTAATGGAGAAGAGAGTATGGTGATGATTGACAACCTTCGCCGTACCCTTGACCCTGATATTCATGCTGGAATAAAGATTATAAAGCGTATTGTTATTACAAAGCGTGAGGACATAGAGAAATACAAGGAATATGCAGAAGGAGTTGATTACTTCCTCTTTGACATCCAAGATAACCTAAAAGATTGGAGTGTTTTGGAAGCGTATGACGGCAAAGTTCCTTTCCTTGTAAGTGGAAATATTGGTATCGAAGAGGCTGATAAGATTAAGACTTTCTCTCATCCTCAGTTCTATGGTATCAGCGTGAATGAGAAGTTTGAGACAGTTCCTGCCGTAAAAGACGCAGCATTACTGAAGGACTTTCTTGAGAAGGTTAAGTAA